A stretch of the Euleptes europaea isolate rEulEur1 chromosome 14, rEulEur1.hap1, whole genome shotgun sequence genome encodes the following:
- the DDX56 gene encoding probable ATP-dependent RNA helicase DDX56, which translates to MEEAELSFAHVGLDARLLQAIAELGWAKPTAVQEAAIPLALEGKDLLCRAKTGSGKTGAYALPLLQRLLSAKMAPSVTAQVVRVLVLVPTRELGRQVVHMLRQLAAHCARHVRFADVSGSDDMSAQRPILMEKPDVVVGTPSRVLAHLQAHNLSLQDSLELLVLDEADLLFSFGFEDDLKRLLCHLPKIYQTFLMSATFNEDVQALKELVLHNPVTLKLQESQLPDSSQLSQYQIRCETEEDKFLLLYALLKLSLVRGKVILFVSTIDRCYRLKLFLEQFSIPACVLNSELPVQSRCHIITQFNKGFYDYIVATDEQHLAEPEVLRQGKKKKKGTRAAKGKGQESGVARGIDFQNVSAVINFDFPPSVESYIHRAGRTARANNPGTALTFVSCSESAQLAKIEAALVGDGSTVTLQPYQFQMDEIEGLRYRCRDAMRSVTKQAIKEARLREIKEELLNSEKLKTYFEDNPRDLNLLRHDQPLHPAIVKPHLRNVPDYLVPPTLQAVVRPFVGKRKRRKPLPPRTKGQPNPLRSFKYTKPKSQIPAKRKKTS; encoded by the exons ATGGAGGAGGCCGAGCTGAGTTTCGCCCACGTGGGGCTGGATGCGCGGCTCTTGCAG GCTATAGCGGAGCTGGGCTGGGCTAAGCCTACGGCAGTGCAGGAGGCTGCCATCCCGCTGGCCCTGGAAGGCAAAGACTTGTTGTGCCGCGCCAAGACCGGCTCCGGCAAGACGGGGGCCTACGCCTTGCCCCTGCTCCAGCGCTTGTTGAGCGCCAAAATG GCGCCTTCAGTGACCGCGCAGGTGGTGCGTGTGTTGGTACTGGTGCCTACCCGAGAGCTGGGACGGCAAGTAGTCCATATGCTGCGCCAGCTGGCTGCACACTGTGCCCGTCACGTGCGCTTCGCTGACGTCTCGGGCTCGGACGACATGTCTGCGCAGAG GCCCATCTTAATGGAGAAGCCAGATGTAGTAGTGGGCACTCCCTCCCGGGTCCTGGCCCACCTGCAAGCACACAACCTGAGCCTGCAGGATTCCCTGGAACTGCTGGTGCTGGACGAGGCAGATCTGCTTTTTTCCTTTGGCTTTGAGGATGACCTGAAGAGGCTGCTCTG CCATTTGCCCAAGATCTACCAGACCTTCCTCATGTCAGCCACCTTCAATGAGGACGTGCAAGCACTGAAGGAGCTGGTGCTGCATAATCCT GTGACCCTCAAGCTGCAGGAGTCGCAACTGCCGGACAGCTCCCAGCTCAGCCAGTACCAGATTCGGTGTGAGACGGAGGAGGACAAGTTTCTGCTGCTCTATGCACTGCTGAAGCTTTCACTGGTGCGAGGAAAAGTCATTCTCTTTGTAAGCACCATTGACCGCTGCTACCGCCTCAAGCTCTTCCTGGAGCAGTTCAGCATCCCCGCCTGCGTGCTGAACTCAGAGTTGCCTGTTCAGTCTAG ATGTCATATCATCACTCAGTTCAATAAGGGCTTCTACGACTACATTGTCGCCACAGATGAGCAGCACCTAGCAGAGCCAGAGGTACTGCggcaaggaaagaagaagaagaagggcacCAGAGCAGCGAA AGGCAAAGGCCAAGAGTCCGGTGTTGCACGTGGCATTGACTTCCAGAATGTGTCTGCTGTCATCAACTTTGACTTCCCTCCTTCAGTTGAGTCCTACATTCACCGAGCAGGCAG AACAGCCCGCGCCAACAACCCTGGGACAGCCCTGACTTTTGTGTCTTGCTCAGAGAGTGCCCAGCTGGCCAAGATTGAGGCAGCGCTTGTGGGAG ATGGCAGCACAGTTACCTTGCAGCCCTACCAGTTCCAGATGGATGAAATTGAAGGCCTCCGATATCGCTGTCGG GACGCCATGCGTTCAGTCACCAAGCAGGCCATCAAAGAGGCTCGGCTCCGGGAGATCAAGGAAGAGCTGCTCAACTCTGAGAAACTGAAG ACATACTTTGAAGACAACCCCCGGGATTTGAATCTACTGCGCCACGATCAGCCCCTTCACCCAGCCATCGTTAAGCCGCACCTGCGCAATGTGCCAGACTACTTGG tgcCCCCTACTCTGCAAGCTGTGGTACGGCCCTTTGTCGGCAAACGCAAGCGGCGGAAGCCACTGCCTCCCCGCACTAAG GGGCAGCCAAACCCACTGCGCAGCTTCAAATACACAAAACCGAAATCGCAGATTCCAGCCAAGAGAAAGAAAACTTCCTGA
- the LOC130487486 gene encoding interleukin-36 receptor antagonist protein-like has protein sequence MKPHQSPLSNVVLFLLSLLCSDGDKVCAMPAAQRRVFRSRIWDVNQKSLYLQNDKLVAGYLQGPNSALEEKIYWIPNRNFSREKFPLILSIRNGSQCLACSVEAKPVLQLENIHILDLYNDSKEDSTRFTFFRSYNNGLWRFESAAHPGWFLCTSSKSNEPLGLTQNPGSSNVIDFYFQSI, from the exons ATGAAGCCTCACCAATCCCCACTGAGTAACGTcgtcctcttcctcctttctcttctctGTTCAGATGGGGATAAGGTCTGTGCAATGCCAGCTGCCCAAAGAAGGGTCTTCAGGTCCCG AATCTGGGACGTCAATCAAAAATCCCTTTACCTACAAAATGATAAGCTGGTGGCGGGATACCTACAAGGTCCCAATTCTGCCCTGGAAG agaaGATTTACTGGATTCCCAACCGTAACTTTAGCCGTGAGAAGTTCCCCCTCATCCTGAGTATTCGGAACGGGAGTCAATGCCTGGCCTGCTCCGTCGAGGCCAAGCCTGTGCTCCAGCTTGAG aacATCCACATCCTGGACTTGTACAATGACAGCAAGGAAGACTCCACCCGCTTTACTTTCTTCCGGTCTTACAACAATGGGCTGTGGCGCTTTGAGTCTGCTGCCCACCCGGGCTGGTTCCTTTGCACCTCCTCCAAATCCAATGAGCCCCTTGGCCTCACTCAGAATCCAGGATCGTCTAATGTCATTGACTTTTACTTCCAGTCAATCTGA
- the TMED4 gene encoding transmembrane emp24 domain-containing protein 4, with protein sequence MAGGGRSGLPVVAVLCLVAQLVGRGAHALYFHIGETEKRCFIEEIPDETMVIGNYRTQLWDKQAETFLPSTPGLGMFVEVKDPDKKVVLSRQYGSEGRFTFTSHTHGEHQICLHSNSTRMALFAGGKLRVHLDIQVGEHTNNYPEIAAKDKLTELQLRARQLLDQVEQIQKEQNYQRYREERFRMTSESTNQRVLWWSIAQTIILIITGVWQMRHLKSFFEAKKLV encoded by the exons ATGGCGGGCGGCGGACGCTCGGGGCTGCCGGTCGTCGCCGTCCTGTGCTTGGTCGCGCAGTTGGTGGGCCGCGGGGCGCATGCGCTGTACTTCCACATAGGGGAGACCGAGAAGCGCTGCTTCATCGAGGAGATCCCGGACGAGACGATGGTCATCG GTAACTACCGGACGCAGCTGTGGGACAAGCAGGCCGAGACTTTCCTGCCGTCTACGCCGGGGCTGGGCATGTTCGTGGAGGTCAAGGACCCCGATAAGAAG GTGGTTCTGTCCAGGCAATATGGCTCTGAGGGCCGCTTCACGTTCACGTCGCACACCCATGGGGAGCATCAGATCTGCCTCCACTCCAACTCCACTCGCATGGCGCTTTTTGCAGGGGGCAAATTG CGAGTACACTTGGATATCCAAGTTGGGGAGCACACCAATAACTACCCTGAGATTGCAGCAAAGGACAAGCTGACGGAGCTGCAGTTAAGAGCGAGGCAGCTTCTGGATCAGGTGGAACAGATCCAGAAGGAGCAGAACTACCAAAGG TACCGAGAAGAAAGATTCCGCATGACCAGCGAAAGCACCAACCAGCGGGTTTTGTGGTGGTCCATTGCCCAGACTATCATCCTCATCATCACTGGTGTTTGGCAGATGAGACACCTCAAAAGCTTCTTTGAGGCCAAAAAACTGGTATAA